The proteins below come from a single Methyloprofundus sedimenti genomic window:
- a CDS encoding cytochrome c — MKKILLAVSTVALLGLGAQASASEEIKIGKKIYDRAFGRGCGACHDIASNPQLVALIKSGDLTKASFTTTLKEGKNGMPKAVDAIMAVGPVKKAGYTEQQAIDAVWSFLAQ; from the coding sequence ATGAAAAAAATATTATTAGCTGTTTCTACAGTTGCTCTACTAGGCTTAGGCGCGCAAGCTTCTGCAAGCGAAGAGATTAAAATAGGTAAAAAAATCTATGACCGTGCTTTCGGTCGTGGTTGTGGCGCTTGTCATGATATTGCCTCAAACCCACAATTAGTTGCATTGATCAAATCTGGCGACCTAACGAAAGCCAGCTTTACTACAACTTTGAAAGAAGGTAAAAACGGCATGCCAAAAGCAGTAGATGCGATTATGGCTGTTGGACCTGTAAAAAAAGCTGGATATACTGAACAACAGGCTATCGATGCTGTATGGAGTTTCTTAGCACAGTAA
- a CDS encoding anti-sigma factor family protein, which translates to MYKCKEIIELTSQNMDTTLPWATRMELKLHYLICKTCLRYARQLGMIQKALGDMDGHTVSCQLPEAAKQRIAKKLQQAKETSES; encoded by the coding sequence ATGTATAAATGTAAAGAAATAATAGAACTGACATCACAGAATATGGATACCACGCTACCCTGGGCGACACGAATGGAACTGAAATTGCATTATCTGATATGCAAAACCTGTCTTCGCTATGCACGGCAATTGGGTATGATACAAAAGGCGTTAGGCGATATGGACGGACATACTGTCTCTTGTCAGTTACCTGAAGCGGCAAAGCAACGTATAGCAAAGAAACTGCAGCAAGCTAAAGAAACATCTGAGTCATGA
- a CDS encoding type II toxin-antitoxin system HipA family toxin produces MHACVLIEYLLPEGALRELIAQGLKTHIDNEFQMFSYLGQDLPGALLATPMEPKDVPMSVLTTHGQAKAIQFEDSNQENKFSLAGIQMKFSMKEKDGRYNLAKNGELGDWIIKTPSTKHKNVPLNEFTAMSLAALASVDIPDIRLIELNKLDKLPQINLPDEKLAFAIKRFDRDGNTRIHMEDFAQVLVKYPHKKYDSANYEQIGKVIYDFSGDGLSDAQQFARRLLVNILLANGDAHLKNWSLLYQDQVTPRLSPAYDIVTTSVYFDNETQFALNLGKTKEWFTVTEDNFQYWANKSGIPWRALKPHIDDTMEKVRTLWPEALKNLPMEEEHKNKLKAHWLKLQADFRIEV; encoded by the coding sequence ATTCACGCTTGCGTTTTAATAGAGTATCTACTCCCAGAAGGTGCATTACGGGAATTAATCGCCCAGGGCTTAAAAACCCATATCGACAATGAGTTTCAGATGTTCTCTTATCTGGGTCAAGACTTACCAGGCGCATTGCTTGCCACACCGATGGAACCCAAAGATGTACCGATGAGTGTACTGACCACCCACGGCCAGGCTAAAGCCATACAATTCGAAGACAGCAACCAAGAAAATAAATTTTCCCTGGCAGGCATTCAGATGAAGTTTTCCATGAAGGAAAAGGATGGACGCTATAACCTGGCTAAAAATGGCGAGCTAGGTGACTGGATTATCAAAACTCCATCCACCAAACATAAAAATGTGCCTTTAAACGAATTCACCGCAATGTCCCTTGCCGCTTTGGCCAGTGTTGATATCCCAGATATCAGGCTCATTGAGTTGAATAAACTGGATAAGTTACCACAAATTAATCTACCCGATGAAAAGCTTGCTTTTGCAATCAAGCGTTTTGATCGTGATGGCAATACAAGAATTCATATGGAAGACTTTGCCCAAGTCTTAGTGAAATATCCGCATAAAAAATACGATTCCGCTAATTATGAGCAAATTGGCAAGGTGATTTACGATTTTTCCGGCGATGGACTATCTGATGCACAACAATTTGCCAGGCGCTTACTAGTAAATATTTTGCTGGCTAATGGCGATGCTCATCTAAAAAACTGGAGCCTTCTGTATCAAGATCAAGTTACACCAAGACTGTCTCCCGCATACGATATCGTAACCACCAGCGTTTATTTCGACAATGAAACTCAATTTGCCCTGAATCTTGGTAAAACGAAAGAGTGGTTTACAGTGACGGAAGACAATTTCCAATATTGGGCTAATAAGTCTGGTATTCCATGGCGTGCGCTCAAACCGCATATTGATGACACTATGGAAAAGGTGCGAACATTATGGCCTGAAGCTCTGAAAAATTTGCCGATGGAAGAAGAGCATAAAAACAAACTAAAAGCACACTGGCTTAAACTTCAAGCTGATTTTCGGATTGAAGTTTAA
- a CDS encoding helix-turn-helix transcriptional regulator codes for MKPLLEQLKKRRLALGLKQKDMMLRIGVSRQQYQHLESKGNPRLNTLELIAKGLKSELILIPTEKLNLVKEILENETLSSPTLKNTASKQSEASTLANDPWKNLLGGEE; via the coding sequence ATGAAGCCATTACTTGAACAACTAAAAAAACGCAGACTAGCCCTTGGCTTAAAGCAAAAAGACATGATGCTTCGCATCGGCGTATCACGCCAACAGTATCAGCATTTAGAGTCCAAGGGCAACCCTAGACTAAACACCCTTGAACTCATTGCCAAAGGGCTGAAAAGTGAGTTGATATTGATCCCTACAGAAAAACTGAACCTTGTAAAAGAAATTCTGGAGAATGAAACATTATCATCTCCAACATTAAAAAATACAGCCTCTAAACAAAGTGAGGCAAGCACACTTGCAAATGATCCATGGAAGAATTTGCTGGGGGGTGAAGAATGA
- a CDS encoding argininosuccinate synthase, with protein MSDTKKVVLAYSGGLDTSVILKWLQDEYACEVVTFTADLGQGEEVEPAREKAKSLGIKEIYIDDLREEFVRDYVFPMFRANAIYEGEYLLGTSIARPLIAKRLIQIANETGADAVSHGATGKGNDQVRFELGAYALRPDIKIIAPWREWDLNSRQKLLAYAEKHGIPVEMKKGKASPYSMDANLLHISYEGGILEDPWSEPEDDMWRWSVSPEAAPDQATYIELTYVKGDIVAIDGVPRSPAEVLTQLNKVGGDNGIGRLDIVENRYVGMKSRGCYETPGGTIMLRAHRAIESLTLDREVAHLKDELMPRYATLIYNGYWWSPERELLQTMIDQSQLSVNGKVKLKLYKGNVDVVGRMSDTDSLFDEAIATFEDDEGAYNQKDAEGFIKLNALRMRIAAKRLK; from the coding sequence ATGTCAGATACCAAAAAGGTAGTTTTAGCTTATTCAGGTGGTTTGGATACTTCGGTGATTCTGAAGTGGTTGCAAGATGAGTATGCTTGTGAAGTGGTTACATTTACAGCGGATTTAGGGCAGGGCGAGGAAGTTGAGCCGGCGCGGGAAAAGGCAAAGTCTTTAGGCATTAAAGAAATTTATATTGATGATTTACGCGAAGAATTTGTGCGTGATTATGTGTTTCCTATGTTTCGAGCCAACGCTATTTACGAAGGCGAGTATTTATTAGGCACTTCGATTGCACGTCCCTTAATTGCCAAACGCTTAATTCAAATTGCTAATGAGACGGGTGCAGATGCAGTTTCTCATGGTGCGACGGGTAAAGGTAATGATCAGGTGCGTTTTGAGTTAGGTGCTTATGCTTTACGTCCGGATATCAAGATTATTGCGCCATGGCGTGAGTGGGATTTGAATTCCAGACAGAAGTTATTAGCTTACGCCGAAAAGCATGGTATTCCGGTGGAAATGAAGAAAGGCAAGGCTTCACCTTATTCTATGGATGCTAATTTATTACATATTTCCTATGAAGGGGGTATTTTAGAAGACCCTTGGAGCGAACCTGAAGACGATATGTGGCGCTGGAGTGTGTCACCTGAAGCTGCACCGGATCAAGCGACTTATATAGAGTTGACTTATGTTAAAGGTGATATTGTTGCTATTGATGGCGTGCCGCGTTCGCCTGCTGAGGTACTGACTCAATTAAACAAGGTCGGTGGTGATAATGGTATTGGCCGTTTAGATATCGTGGAAAATCGTTATGTGGGCATGAAGTCACGCGGTTGTTATGAAACGCCTGGTGGTACGATTATGCTGCGTGCGCATAGAGCGATTGAGTCATTGACTTTGGATCGTGAAGTTGCGCATTTAAAAGATGAGTTAATGCCACGCTATGCAACGCTGATTTATAATGGTTATTGGTGGAGTCCTGAACGTGAATTGCTACAGACTATGATTGATCAGTCGCAGTTGAGCGTTAATGGTAAAGTCAAATTGAAGCTTTATAAAGGTAATGTCGATGTTGTCGGCCGTATGTCTGATACGGATAGTTTATTTGATGAAGCGATTGCTACTTTTGAGGATGATGAAGGCGCTTATAACCAGAAAGATGCTGAGGGATTTATTAAGCTAAATGCTTTAAGAATGCGGATTGCAGCCAAGCGGCTAAAATAG
- a CDS encoding IS110 family RNA-guided transposase, translating to MNTVGIDVSCKELVVVVMVNGKARKAKSFDNTPLGHQSIIQSLTKLKGETKVCIEATGIYHFDLAVALSRADGIEVMVINPKAAHNFAKALMTRSKTDAIDAENLAIYAERMPFEAWERPADECISLRATARRIAALSKQKTQTKNQLHALESTVETPVLVIEQTEQLIDILDAQIKTLRDSALNIIHQNEDLKQAHSLITGIKGIAQASAVQILSELMILPKDMTARQWVAHAGLDPRIFDSGSSVSKKPRISKVGNKYIRQALYMPALVASRFEPNIQGYYHHLIEDNGLKKVQAVCAVMRKLLHAIHGMLRTNKKFDGARFYTLPITINA from the coding sequence ATGAATACTGTCGGAATTGATGTGAGTTGCAAGGAATTAGTTGTTGTCGTCATGGTTAATGGTAAGGCACGTAAAGCGAAATCCTTTGATAATACCCCTTTAGGTCATCAATCAATTATTCAGTCTTTAACAAAACTTAAAGGAGAAACAAAGGTTTGCATCGAGGCAACAGGCATCTATCATTTTGATTTAGCTGTCGCTCTTAGTCGAGCAGACGGTATTGAAGTGATGGTGATTAACCCCAAAGCTGCACACAACTTTGCTAAAGCCTTAATGACGCGCAGCAAAACCGATGCGATTGATGCAGAGAATTTAGCGATTTATGCTGAAAGAATGCCTTTTGAAGCCTGGGAGCGTCCAGCCGATGAATGTATTAGCTTAAGAGCGACTGCGCGTCGTATTGCCGCCTTAAGTAAGCAAAAAACACAAACTAAAAACCAGCTTCATGCTTTGGAATCAACAGTGGAAACACCCGTGCTAGTGATTGAACAGACAGAGCAGTTGATTGATATTTTAGACGCACAAATTAAAACCTTGCGCGACAGTGCACTTAATATCATTCATCAAAATGAAGATCTGAAGCAGGCTCATTCATTAATCACCGGCATCAAAGGGATTGCACAAGCCTCAGCGGTACAAATACTGAGTGAACTGATGATCTTGCCTAAGGATATGACTGCGCGGCAGTGGGTTGCTCATGCAGGGTTGGATCCAAGGATATTTGATTCAGGTAGTAGCGTATCTAAAAAGCCACGCATTAGCAAAGTGGGTAATAAATATATTCGTCAGGCCTTGTATATGCCAGCTTTGGTTGCCAGCCGATTCGAGCCGAATATTCAAGGCTATTATCATCACTTGATTGAGGATAATGGCTTAAAGAAAGTACAAGCGGTCTGTGCTGTGATGCGTAAATTATTACACGCCATCCATGGCATGTTACGTACTAACAAAAAATTCGATGGGGCTCGTTTTTATACGTTACCTATCACTATAAATGCATAA
- the mtgA gene encoding monofunctional biosynthetic peptidoglycan transglycosylase, producing the protein MLIKLRKTFLKGVKRLLLFLIVAFVASSLLLIGVFRYLPVPVTTFMFYRQMTGFQEGNNFKAINHHWVDSDKISKHAFAAVIAAEDQWFYQHHGYDTASMISAIETWLDGGRLRGASTISQQVAKNLFLVPTRSFWRKGFEAWFTVLIEAFWSKERILEVYLNSVEFGDHLFGIEAASQHYFGISSMRLSRKQAALLAASLPNPIKFNTAKPSAYMLRRQSWILLQMNNLGY; encoded by the coding sequence ATGCTTATAAAACTTAGAAAGACCTTTCTCAAAGGGGTAAAGCGGTTATTGCTGTTTCTTATAGTTGCCTTCGTTGCTTCATCATTATTACTGATTGGTGTTTTCCGGTATTTACCGGTGCCAGTAACGACTTTTATGTTTTATCGGCAGATGACAGGCTTTCAGGAAGGTAATAATTTTAAGGCTATTAATCATCACTGGGTAGACAGCGACAAGATTTCCAAACACGCCTTTGCAGCGGTTATTGCAGCCGAAGACCAGTGGTTTTATCAACACCATGGTTATGATACCGCCTCGATGATATCAGCGATCGAAACCTGGTTGGATGGAGGCCGCCTTAGAGGTGCGAGTACCATCAGTCAGCAAGTGGCAAAGAATCTTTTCTTAGTACCCACACGAAGCTTTTGGCGCAAAGGTTTTGAGGCCTGGTTTACGGTATTGATTGAGGCATTCTGGAGTAAAGAACGTATACTCGAAGTCTATCTGAATAGTGTTGAGTTCGGTGATCATTTATTTGGCATTGAAGCCGCTAGTCAGCATTATTTTGGTATTTCATCCATGCGCCTATCTAGAAAACAGGCTGCATTACTAGCAGCATCGTTACCAAATCCTATAAAATTTAATACAGCTAAACCTTCAGCCTATATGCTTCGACGCCAGTCATGGATACTGCTACAAATGAATAATTTGGGTTATTGA
- a CDS encoding ABC transporter ATP-binding protein, translated as MQIIFKEYSKVIWQKKWYFLLCLLGLSSATILDFYVPVLYKNIANGLASEYSAATHAMMLHNLVLIAVFYAGIWLSWRVLEFGIIPVDGGGVSLLEKRCFDVLKKQKYIFFENSFSGSLIKQANRFSRSFEIIMDWCLFQLFQNILAISIAFVIFYQQQPRFALYFLAWVVVYLAWNIGFSWWKLRFDEAVAKADSKVGGVYSDAISNIFIVKSFVLENIEQQRVDQAADEVYQRKKIAWILMFISFAVQGLMIFAIELLLMYLMISKWQTSNFQVGEFVLFQSILLMLIQRLWEFGRNLRNFFTALADATEMSAVFKNTDLELDSPQAKMQKISRGQVSFNNISFAYAGRQPLFQDFSLHIKAGEKVALVGHSGSGKSSLTRLLFRFVDAQSGTIQFDGINSRDFTLASLRQQITLIPQQPELFHRSVRDNITMGTEVSDIELHEIAAKAHSLDFIRQLPQQFETKVGERGVKLSGGEKQRIAIARAFLEDAPIVVLDEATSALDSLTEQQVQVAIFELLKHKTALVIAHRLSTILRMDRIIVLEHGQIIEQGTHQQLLAHQGRYFQMWQHQQGEFLGE; from the coding sequence ATGCAGATTATATTTAAAGAATACAGCAAGGTCATCTGGCAGAAAAAATGGTATTTCCTGTTGTGTCTTCTCGGCTTAAGCAGCGCGACGATACTGGATTTTTATGTGCCTGTTTTATATAAAAACATTGCCAATGGGCTGGCCTCGGAATATTCCGCTGCTACTCATGCGATGATGCTGCATAATCTGGTCCTGATTGCAGTGTTCTATGCTGGTATCTGGTTATCTTGGCGGGTTCTGGAATTTGGCATTATACCGGTTGATGGCGGTGGTGTAAGCCTGCTGGAAAAACGCTGTTTTGATGTGTTGAAAAAACAGAAGTATATTTTCTTCGAAAACAGCTTTTCTGGCAGTCTGATTAAACAGGCGAACCGGTTTTCACGGTCTTTTGAAATTATTATGGACTGGTGTTTGTTTCAGTTATTTCAAAACATCCTGGCTATCAGCATAGCTTTTGTTATTTTCTATCAGCAACAACCTCGGTTCGCCCTATATTTTCTTGCCTGGGTCGTTGTCTATCTAGCATGGAATATAGGTTTTTCATGGTGGAAGCTAAGATTTGACGAGGCCGTTGCTAAAGCGGATTCGAAAGTAGGGGGTGTGTACTCAGATGCTATCAGCAACATCTTTATCGTCAAGAGTTTTGTACTCGAAAATATCGAACAGCAGCGTGTTGATCAGGCTGCTGATGAAGTGTATCAACGCAAAAAAATTGCGTGGATCTTGATGTTTATTTCTTTTGCCGTTCAAGGTTTGATGATCTTTGCTATAGAGCTGTTATTGATGTATTTAATGATCAGTAAATGGCAGACAAGTAATTTCCAGGTAGGTGAGTTTGTTTTATTCCAGTCGATTCTGCTGATGTTGATACAGCGACTGTGGGAGTTTGGACGCAATTTGCGTAATTTCTTTACCGCACTGGCCGATGCGACGGAAATGAGTGCAGTGTTTAAAAATACTGATCTGGAACTGGATAGTCCTCAGGCAAAAATGCAGAAAATTTCCCGAGGGCAGGTTAGTTTTAATAATATTAGCTTTGCCTATGCCGGTCGTCAGCCTTTATTTCAGGATTTCTCTTTGCACATAAAAGCTGGCGAGAAAGTTGCGCTGGTAGGGCACTCAGGTTCTGGTAAGTCGTCATTGACGCGTTTATTATTCAGGTTTGTTGATGCGCAAAGCGGGACAATTCAGTTCGATGGTATAAATAGCAGGGATTTTACTTTGGCGTCATTGCGCCAGCAAATAACCCTGATCCCACAGCAACCGGAGTTATTTCATCGCTCAGTACGTGATAATATCACGATGGGTACGGAGGTGTCTGATATTGAATTGCACGAGATTGCGGCAAAGGCTCATAGTCTGGATTTTATTCGGCAATTGCCGCAGCAATTTGAGACTAAAGTGGGTGAGCGGGGTGTCAAGTTATCGGGTGGAGAAAAACAACGTATAGCTATTGCCCGTGCCTTTCTGGAAGACGCACCGATCGTGGTTTTAGATGAAGCGACGAGTGCGCTGGATTCACTAACTGAGCAACAAGTTCAAGTGGCCATTTTTGAATTACTGAAACATAAAACCGCTCTGGTTATTGCACATCGTTTGTCTACTATTCTACGTATGGACAGAATTATCGTACTGGAACACGGGCAGATAATAGAGCAGGGAACTCACCAGCAATTATTAGCACATCAGGGACGTTATTTTCAAATGTGGCAGCACCAGCAAGGTGAATTTCTGGGCGAATAG
- the cysG gene encoding siroheme synthase CysG, with protein MDYFPLFIDLKNKNCLVIGAGDIAARKIELLAKAGAIISVIAPEISDSVYQLAANNPDIKIQLKKFSPDDITQQRLIISATNQADINILVAATADAHNIPVNVVDNPALCSFIVPAIIDRSPIVAAVSSGGASPVLARLLRAKLESLIPPAFGRMAKLAEKYRALVKEHINPPAQRRIFWENVLQGSIAELFYSGKEAEAEARLKNAILENPENLDNTGEVYLVGAGPGDPDLLTFRALRLMQQADVVVYDRLVSEEILQLVRRDAEKIYVGKQRDNHSLAQESINELLARLAKKGKRVVRLKGGDPFIFGRGGEEIETLVEQNINFQVVPGITAASGCATYAGIPLTHRDHAQSCTFITGHLKNNSVNLNWQQLSAPNQTIVIYMGLVGLEIICQSMIQHGASSDLPIALIQQGTTHRQRVITGTLGTLPEKLKGQGIQAPTLFIIGTVVSLHDSLKWFHPENNHRE; from the coding sequence ATGGACTATTTTCCACTTTTTATCGATTTAAAAAACAAAAACTGCCTGGTTATTGGTGCGGGTGATATTGCTGCACGAAAAATTGAATTACTTGCCAAAGCAGGGGCGATTATTTCAGTGATTGCGCCAGAAATAAGTGATAGTGTTTATCAGTTAGCGGCAAATAATCCAGATATAAAAATACAGCTGAAAAAATTCAGTCCTGATGACATTACTCAACAACGTCTGATTATTTCAGCAACTAATCAAGCCGATATTAATATATTGGTTGCAGCAACGGCTGATGCACACAATATACCCGTCAATGTTGTGGATAACCCTGCCCTGTGTAGCTTTATTGTTCCGGCAATTATTGACCGCTCACCGATAGTTGCAGCCGTTTCCTCAGGAGGTGCATCACCAGTACTCGCCCGTTTATTACGCGCAAAACTGGAAAGCCTTATCCCGCCTGCTTTTGGCAGAATGGCTAAACTTGCTGAAAAATACAGGGCATTAGTTAAAGAGCACATTAATCCCCCCGCACAACGACGCATATTCTGGGAAAACGTATTGCAAGGTTCAATTGCCGAGCTATTTTACTCAGGCAAAGAGGCCGAAGCAGAAGCACGCTTAAAAAATGCAATACTTGAAAACCCTGAGAACCTGGACAATACAGGTGAAGTTTATCTAGTTGGCGCTGGGCCTGGCGACCCTGATTTACTGACCTTTCGCGCTTTACGTTTGATGCAGCAAGCCGATGTGGTTGTTTATGATCGCCTGGTTTCTGAGGAGATTCTGCAGCTGGTTCGTCGTGATGCAGAAAAAATATATGTTGGAAAACAACGTGACAATCATAGCCTGGCTCAGGAATCGATTAATGAATTACTGGCCCGCCTGGCAAAAAAAGGCAAACGCGTTGTGCGCTTAAAAGGGGGAGACCCTTTTATTTTTGGTCGCGGTGGTGAAGAAATTGAAACACTGGTCGAGCAAAATATCAACTTCCAGGTAGTCCCCGGTATCACAGCAGCATCTGGCTGTGCAACCTATGCAGGCATTCCCCTTACTCACAGAGACCACGCCCAATCATGTACCTTTATTACCGGTCATTTAAAAAATAATTCCGTTAATTTAAATTGGCAACAGCTATCTGCTCCAAACCAAACAATCGTAATTTATATGGGGCTTGTAGGACTGGAGATAATCTGCCAATCCATGATTCAGCATGGAGCTTCCTCTGATTTACCGATTGCATTAATACAACAAGGTACGACGCATAGACAGAGAGTGATTACCGGAACGCTGGGCACTTTACCAGAAAAGCTTAAAGGCCAGGGTATTCAGGCGCCAACCTTATTTATTATAGGCACCGTTGTTTCCTTGCACGACTCATTAAAATGGTTCCATCCAGAAAATAATCACCGTGAATAA
- a CDS encoding sulfurtransferase TusA family protein codes for MIEFNIEVDAAGLHCPLPLLRLKKALKGMLSGEIVRVIATDPAAHLDFGVYSEQTGHEIIEYIREEEQQIFYVQKK; via the coding sequence ATGATTGAATTTAATATTGAAGTAGATGCCGCTGGTTTACATTGTCCTTTACCCTTATTGCGCTTAAAAAAAGCCTTGAAAGGTATGCTCTCAGGTGAAATTGTGCGGGTTATTGCTACTGATCCCGCTGCACATCTGGATTTTGGTGTTTATAGTGAGCAAACGGGCCATGAAATTATCGAATATATCCGTGAAGAGGAGCAGCAAATTTTTTATGTGCAGAAAAAATAG
- a CDS encoding heme-binding beta-barrel domain-containing protein has translation MSELTEVDYGPLQDLIGIWQGDKGLDIAPDPEGSENSPYYESINYSACGDVTNAETQVLAAIYYRQIVKRKSDNSVFHDQTGYWMWDAARQLVMHSLAIPRAVCVLAGGQYTGRKAPDGSVIIEVAAYADNPDWAIIQSPFMQENARTTTFSHSITLGNGKLSYAQTMMIDIYGKTFEHTDKNELLLVA, from the coding sequence ATGAGTGAATTAACTGAGGTAGATTACGGACCATTACAAGACTTGATCGGAATTTGGCAGGGAGATAAAGGACTTGATATTGCCCCTGATCCAGAGGGTTCAGAAAACAGCCCTTATTATGAAAGCATTAATTACTCAGCCTGTGGTGATGTGACTAATGCTGAAACTCAGGTTTTAGCAGCAATTTATTATCGCCAGATCGTTAAACGTAAATCCGATAATAGTGTATTTCACGACCAAACGGGATACTGGATGTGGGATGCTGCAAGGCAGCTTGTTATGCATTCTCTAGCCATACCGCGCGCTGTATGTGTGCTTGCGGGTGGGCAGTATACTGGACGCAAGGCGCCGGATGGGAGCGTCATCATAGAGGTGGCCGCTTATGCTGATAATCCGGACTGGGCAATTATTCAGTCGCCCTTTATGCAGGAAAATGCGCGAACCACAACTTTTAGTCACAGCATTACGCTAGGCAATGGCAAGTTATCCTATGCGCAAACCATGATGATTGATATTTATGGTAAAACCTTCGAGCATACTGACAAGAATGAATTGTTGCTTGTAGCATAA
- a CDS encoding IS1/IS1595 family N-terminal zinc-binding domain-containing protein — protein MRATEFLELISNIYHLDHIQRTKLITTLDELPGEPEVYEVIDTAFAANRICPYCSHTEMFRHGLSNGLQRYRCKECKKTFNALTGTPLAHLRQKSKWLDYLNALNQSSTVRKAASNLNVHPNTILRWRHRL, from the coding sequence ATGAGAGCCACTGAGTTTTTAGAGTTAATTTCTAATATATATCACTTAGATCATATTCAACGTACCAAATTGATTACGACATTGGATGAATTGCCAGGTGAGCCTGAGGTTTATGAAGTGATTGACACTGCCTTTGCTGCAAATAGAATATGCCCTTACTGTTCGCATACAGAAATGTTTCGGCATGGCTTAAGTAATGGGCTCCAGCGTTATCGGTGTAAGGAGTGTAAGAAAACATTTAATGCATTAACGGGTACGCCTCTTGCCCATCTTCGACAGAAGTCTAAGTGGCTTGATTACCTAAATGCCTTAAATCAATCTTCGACTGTTCGTAAGGCCGCATCCAATCTTAATGTTCACCCTAATACTATTCTCCGTTGGAGACATCGGCTCTAA
- a CDS encoding IS1 family transposase translates to MTCYQEIICPNCSCNIIMKSGKNAYNTQRYRCQNNECATQTFMLKYRYKGCESGIKKIVVEMAINSSGIRDTSRVLGIHKNTVISILKSKEDSLVQVNPLFLQTHTDTPLDVRFELVCDEAEVDEQWSFVGKKSNQRWLWHAVDHATNTVIAYVFGKRKDTVFQKLKSLLSPFNISRYYTDDWGAYERHLNAEEHEIGKRNTQKIERKNLKFRTWVKHLTRRTICFSKLEKIHDTVIGLLINKVEFGRDIHA, encoded by the coding sequence ATGACATGCTATCAAGAAATTATCTGCCCGAATTGTAGTTGTAACATTATCATGAAATCTGGGAAAAACGCGTACAATACTCAGCGATATCGCTGCCAGAATAATGAGTGTGCCACCCAAACTTTCATGCTCAAGTACCGCTATAAAGGATGCGAATCAGGAATTAAGAAAATAGTCGTTGAAATGGCAATCAACAGTAGTGGTATCCGAGATACGTCACGGGTTCTTGGAATTCACAAAAATACCGTCATCAGTATTCTAAAAAGCAAAGAAGATAGCCTAGTACAGGTAAATCCTCTTTTCCTACAGACACATACAGACACACCACTGGATGTCAGGTTTGAATTGGTCTGCGATGAAGCAGAGGTAGATGAACAATGGTCATTTGTAGGAAAGAAATCAAACCAGCGATGGTTATGGCATGCCGTTGATCATGCAACCAATACGGTGATTGCTTATGTCTTTGGGAAACGTAAAGATACTGTTTTTCAAAAACTAAAATCCTTACTTTCTCCTTTCAATATTAGTCGCTACTATACCGACGATTGGGGCGCTTATGAGCGACATTTGAATGCAGAAGAGCATGAAATAGGAAAAAGAAACACACAAAAAATTGAGCGGAAAAATCTAAAGTTTAGAACATGGGTTAAGCATTTAACACGCAGAACTATTTGTTTTTCAAAGTTAGAAAAAATACATGACACTGTGATCGGATTATTAATCAATAAAGTAGAGTTTGGCCGAGACATCCATGCTTAG